In the Drosophila gunungcola strain Sukarami unplaced genomic scaffold, Dgunungcola_SK_2 000001F, whole genome shotgun sequence genome, one interval contains:
- the LOC128262907 gene encoding T-box protein H15 — protein sequence MLVGSHPYLCNGVPVAPANPAANGSAQTTTTTASKSAAGSATDFSIAAIMAREDASSRESSIRSASPISVEDEVDVDVVDCSDAEEPPTKARRLNHHQHHNHNHHHHHQHHNHNHNNNNHSNSNNNNNNNNNNVAHKSRNSAGAVAQTTASAESQLNTSSTSSQGRCSTPPQSPGTEDSEERLTPEPVQKAPKIVGSCNCDELKPVQCHLETKELWDRFHDLGTEMIITKTGRRMFPTVRVSFSGPLRQIQPADRYAVLMDIIPMDSKRYRYAYHRSAWLVAGKADPAPPARLYAHPDSPFSCEALRKQVISFEKVKLTNNEMDKNGQIVLNSMHRYQPRIHLVRLSHGQSIPSNPKELQDLDHKTYVFPETVFTAVTAYQNQLITKLKIDSNPFAKGFRDSSRLTDFDRDPMEALLLEQQLRSPLRLFPDPLMQQFAAQGDPSSMALFEKARQHLQMFGGNSPYAQLMMPQMYQAAAAAAGPPPPPPGLGAFHMFQQQWPQLTAGFLASANQQAAAAQAQAQAQAQAAAAAAVMAANRTPPPPPTASTPSSTSSGSPSPDMRPRQYQRFSPYQLPGGQGPPTSAAGSPPVVTASRSPAH from the exons ATGCTGGTCGGTTCGCATCCGTATCTGTGCAACGGCGTTCCCGTCGCCCCCGCAAATCCCGCTGCCAATGGCAGTGCGCAAACCACAACGACGACGGCCAGCAAAAGTGCCGCCGGCTCAGCGACGGACTTCTCCATCGCCGCCATAATGGCCCGCGAAGATGCCTCCAGTCGGGAGTCCTCCATTCGCAGTGCAA GTCCCATTTCGGTGGAGGATGAGGTTGACGTTGATGTGGTTGACTGCAGCGATGCCGAGGAGCCGCCGACCAAGGCCCGACGTTTGAACCACCATCAGCACCACAATCACaatcaccaccaccaccatcagcaccacaatcacaatcacaataacaacaatcatagcaacagcaacaacaacaacaacaataacaataataatgtgGCACACAAGAGTCGCAACAGCGCCGGCGCCGTGGCACAAACAACAGCTTCCGCCGAATCGCAGCTAAATACCAGCTCGACGAGCAGCCAAGGACGCTGCTCCACGCCGCCCCAATCGCCGGGCACGGAGGACAGTGAGGAGCGTTTAACACCCGAACCGGTGCAGAAGGCACCCAAAATCGTTGGCTCCTGCAATTGCGACGAACTGAAGCCGGTGCAATGCCACCTGGAGACCAAAGAGCTGTGGGATCGCTTTCACGATCTCGGCACCGAGATGATCATCACCAAAACGGGCAG ACGCATGTTCCCCACTGTGCGCGTCAGTTTCTCGGGTCCGCTGAGGCAAATCCAGCCCGCCGATCGCTACGCCGTGCTGATGGACATCATTCCCATGGACTCGAAGCGGTATCGCTACGCCTACCATCGGTCCGCTTGGCTGGTGGCCGGCAAGGCCGACCCCGCCCCCCCAGCCCGCCTCTACGCCCATCCCGACAGCCCCTTCAGCTGCGAGGCGCTGCGCAAACAAGTTATCTCCTTCGAGAAGGTGAAGCTGACTAATAACGAAATGGATAAAAACGGACAG ATTGTTTTGAACTCGATGCACCGATACCAGCCCAGGATTCACTTGGTGCGTTTGAGCCATGGCCAGAGCATTCCGTCGAATCCCAAGGAACTGCAGGACTTGGACCACAAGACCTACGTGTTCCCGGAAACGGTGTTCACGGCGGTGACGGCCTACCAGAATCAGTTGATCACCAAGCTGAAGATCGACTCGAATCCGTTTGCCAAGGGATTCCGCGACTCCTCCCGCCTCACCGACTTCGATCGCGATCCCATGGAGGCACTGCTGCTGGAGCAGCAGCTCCGTTCGCCACTGCGTCTGTTTCCCGATCCGCTGATGCAACAGTTTGCCGCCCAAGGCGATCCCTCCTCGATGGCCCTCTTTGAGAAGGCCCGCCAGCATCTGCAAATGTTCGGCGGCAATTCACCGTACGCCCAGCTGATGATGCCACAAATGTACCAGGCGGCTGCGGCGGCAGCGggaccaccaccaccgccgccgggACTGGGCGCCTTCCACATGTTCCAGCAGCAGTGGCCGCAACTCACCGCCGGTTTCTTGGCGAGCGCCAATCAGCAGGCCGCcgccgctcaagctcaagcgcaAGCGCAGGCGCAAGCGGCCGCCGCTGCAGCGGTAATGGCCGCCAACCGGACGCCGCCGCCCCCGCCTACCGCATCCACGCCCTCGTCGACGTCGTCGGGATCTCCATCGCCCGATATGCGACCGCGGCAATATCAGCGGTTCAGTCCATACCAGCTGCCCGGCGGTCAGGGGCCGCCCACCTCCGCCGCCGGCTCTCCGCCCGTCGTAACCGCCTCCCGCAGCCCCGCCCACTAG